From Scatophagus argus isolate fScaArg1 chromosome 2, fScaArg1.pri, whole genome shotgun sequence, a single genomic window includes:
- the LOC124067319 gene encoding ADP-ribosylation factor-binding protein GGA1-like, with translation MAAAPPDEDSLQSRINKATNPLNKDTDWDNIQAFCDQLNNEPEGPQLATRLLAHKIQSPQEWEAMQALTVLETCMKNCGKRFHGEVGKFRFLNELIKVVSPKYLGARSPEPVKKKVLEMVYSWTVRLPDETKIAEAYQMLKKQGIVKLDPVLPDDKPLPPPPPRAKSAIFEDEEKSKMLSRLLNSTDPEDLRAANKLIKEMVQEDQKQVEKVSKRVNAIQEVKESVSLLTQLLEGYSKESCSQSNQELIKDLYQRCEKMRPTLFRLASDTEDSDEALADILQANDSLTQVITLYRQLVKGEDVSKDSITTHSQTGGSSSALVDLMGLNASASTGPSNLELSNLQTLTQSMGISLLDDELMSLGLNATENCDSQNNFQSSDSTESSATPVPAAVLLPALVKTPQAPTAGAPTAPPKPMEELDMLGKTLLQQSLPPGTQQVKWDKLQPPSRVTLRDLQKSSTSSRPAPNATTTSSGSTPGPGPTSNLVVHSEQPDALLLSNLSLTTADPYDSISLADVTVPLESIKPSSLLPVTVFDKHSLRVLFTFARDCPPSRPDVLVVIISMLSSAPIPLTNIRFQAAVPKVMKVKLQPPSSTELPAFNPILPPAAITQILLLANPHKEKVRLRYKLTFNVGDKSYDESGDVDQFPPPNTWGDL, from the exons ATGGCGGCGGCCCCTCCAGATGAGGATAGCCTACAGTCTCGCATCA ACAAGGCTACCAACCCTCTGAATAAGGACACTGACTGGGATAATATCCAGGCATTTTGTGATCAGCTCAACAATGAACCAGAAGG TCCCCAGCTTGCAACCAGACTTCTGGCCCATAAAATCCAGTCTCCTCAGGAGTGGGAGGCCATGCAGGCGCTTACG GTTCTTGAGACGTGCATGAAGAACTGTGGAAAGCGATTCCACGGCGAGGTGGGAAAGTTTCGCTTTCTCAATGAGCTCATTAAGGTCGTGTCACCCAAG TATTTGGGGGCCCGGTCTCCTGAGCCAGTGAAGAAGAAGGTTTTAGAAATGGTGTACAGCTGGACGGTGAGGCTGcctgatgagaccaaaatagCAGAAGCTTATCAGATGCTGAAAAAACAGG GTATTGTCAAGCTGGATCCTGTACTTCCTGATGATAAGCCCcttccaccccctccacccagAGCCAAAAGTGCCATCtttgaggatgaggagaaatcCAAG ATGCTGTCTCGCTTATTGAACAGCACCGACCCTGAAGATTTAAGAGCAGCAAACAAGCTCATTAAGGAAATGGTCCAGGAG gaCCAAAAGCAAGTGGAGAAAGTATCGAAGCGGGTGAACGCCATccaggaggtgaaggagagcGTCAGCCTGCTGACCCAGCTGCTGGAGGGCTACAGCAAGGAGAGCTGCTCCCAAAGCAACCAGGAGCTCATTAAA GATCTTTACCAGCGCTGTGAAAAGATGAGACCCACACTGTTCCGATTAGCGAGTGATACAGAGGATAGTGATGAAGCTTTAG CTGATATCTTACAGGCCAATGATAGCCTAACTCAGGTCATCACCCTGTACAGACAACTGGTAAAGGGAGAGGACGTCTCAAAAGATAGCataaccacacactcacaaacag GTGGCAGTAGCTCAGCACTCGTAGACCTGATGGGGCTCAACGCATCAGCCAGCACAGGACCATCCAACCTGGAGCTCTCTAATCTGCAGACCCTGACTCAGAGCATGGGCATCAGCCTCTTGGATGACGAACTCATGTCGCTGG GACTGAATGCAACGGAAAACTGCGACTCACAGAACAATTTTCAG TCCTCTGATAGCACAGAATCATCTGCTACACCAGTCCCTGCCGCAGTGTTGCTGCCAGCTCTGGTCAAAACACCGCAGGCTCCAACAGCAGGTGCCCCCACTGCTCCACCTAAACCTATGGAGGAACTGGACATGTTGGGGAAGACATTGCTACAGCAGTCCCTACCTCCAGGGACCCAGCAGGTCAAAtg GGATAAGCTCCAACCTCCGTCCAGAGTCACCCTACGAGATCTGCAGAAGTCCAGCACCAGCTCCAGACCTGCTCCAAATGCAACCACCACCTCCTCTGGTTCCACTCCTGGACCGGGACCCACGTCCAACCTGGTCGTCCATTCAGAGCAGCCCgatgctctcctcctctccaatCTCAGTCTCACGACTGCTGACCCCTATGACAGTATCTCTCTGGCTGACGTTACTGTGCCTCTGGAATCAATCAAACCCA GCAGCTTGTTACCAGTGACTGTATTTGACAAACACAGTCTCCGGGTTTTGTTCACCTTTGCCCGTGACTGTCCTCCATCACGTCCTGACGTGTTGGTGGTGATCATCTCCATGCTGTCCTCTGCCCCCATCCCTCTCACCAACATCCGCTTTCAGGCAGCCGTACCAAAG GTGATGAAAGTGAAGCTGCAGCCTCCCTCTAGCACAGAACTCCCAGCCTTCAATCCCATCCTGCCTCCAGCTGCCATCACTCAGATCCTACTGTTGGCTAACCCTCACAAG gAAAAAGTGCGTCTGCGGTACAAACTGACTTTCAACGTGGGGGACAAATCTTATGATGAATCTGGTGATGTAGACCAGTTTCCACCTCCAAACACCTGGGGGGACCTTTAG
- the LOC124067310 gene encoding probable ATP-dependent RNA helicase DDX17, translating to MRGGSSYGDRDRDRGRDRPRFGAMSSRGGPPPMKFGNPGERLRKKRWNLDELPKFEKNFYAENPEVQHMSQYEMEEFRRKKEITVRGAGCSKAITAFHQAQFPQYVMDVLMQQNFKEPTAIQCQGFPVALSGRDMVGIAQTGSGKTLAYLLPAIVHINHQPYLERGDGPICLVLAPTRELAQQVQQVAFDYGKSSRIKSTCVYGGAPKGPQIRDLERGVEICIATPGRLIDFLESGKTNLRRCTYLVLDEADRMLDMGFEPQIRKIVEQIRPDRQTLMWSATWPKEVRQLAEDFLKDYIQINIGALELSANHNILQIVDVCMETEKDHKLFQLMEEIMAEKENKTIIFVETKKRCDDLTRRMRRDGWPAMCIHGDKSQPERDWVLTEFRTGKAPILIATDVASRGLDVEDVKFVINYDYPSSSEDYVHRIGRTARSTNKGTAYTFFTPGNLRQARDLVRVLAEARQAINPKLLQLVDSGRGGGGGGGRMRYRGSSSNNPNLMYQEECDRRMRPGGGGGSNKDSRSGFGRDNHNNRDGDRSTSSSSSSYRDRSRDRRNSYNSGSDQYQNYGGGGGYNTRSGGQSGGGGGQDQPSQPHGQFGQPPAPPLPPPPAPPSGGPQPLMAQQFAPPPQPPLMGFMGQPPYPFASPPPPPPGPPPPRK from the exons ATGAGAGGGGGTTCCTCTTacggagacagagacagggaccGTGGACGGGACAG GCCACGGTTTGGGGCCATGAGCAGTCGCGGTGGTCCTCCCCCAATGAAGTTTGGGAATCCAGGTGAACGTCTCCGCAAAAAGAGGTGGAACCTGGACGAGCTGCCAAAATTTGAGAAGAACTTCTACGCTGAAAATCCTGAGGTTCAACACATGAGTCAG TATGAGATGGAAGAGTTCCGCAGAAAGAAGGAGATCACCGTCAGAGGCGCTGGCTGTTCAAAGGCGATCACCGCTTTTCACCAGGCGCAGTTTCCTC AATATGTGATGGACGTGCTGATGCAGCAGAACTTCAAGGAGCCCACAGCAATCCAGTGTCAGGGCTTCCCCGTGGCCCTGAGCGGCAGGGACATGGTGGGGATTGCCCAGACTGGCTCTGGAAAGACGCTGGCT taTCTTCTTCCTGCTATTGTTCACATCAACCACCAGCCCTATCTGGAGAGGGGAGATGGTCCAATT TGTCTGGTGCTCGCTCCGACCAGAGAGCTGGCTCAGCAGGTTCAACAGGTCGCGTTTGATTATGGCAAGTCATCCCGTATCAAAAGCACCTGTGTCTATGGTGGAGCACCCAAAGGACCACAGATTCGAGACCTTGAGAGGG GTGTTGAGATCTGTATTGCAACGCCTGGTCGCCTCATTGACTTCTTGGAGTCTGGGAAAACGAACCTGCGGCGCTGCACCTACCTAGTGCTGGATGAAGCTGACCGCATGCTGGACATGGGCTTTGAGCCACAGATTCGCAAGATAGTCGAACAAATCAGG cctgacagacagactctgaTGTGGAGTGCAACCTGGCCAAAGGAGGTTCGGCAGCTCGCCGAGGACTTCCTGAAGGACTACATCCAGATTAATATTGGTGCGTTGGAGCTCAGTGCCAACCACAACATCCTGCAGATTGTCGATGTCTGTATGGAGACTGAAAAGGACCACAA ACTTTTTCAGCTGATGGAGGAGATAATGGctgaaaaagagaacaaaaccaTCATCTTTGTGGAGACTAAGAAGCGCTGTGACGATCTTACCAGGAGAATGAGGCGTGATGG GTGGCCAGCCATGTGCATCCATGGAGACAAGAGCCAGCCAGAAAGAGACTGGGTACTCACAG AATTTCGTACTGGTAAAGCTCCTATTCTGATTGCTACCGACGTGGCCTCTCGTGGTCTGG ATGTGGAAGACGTCAAGTTCGTCATCAACTATGACTATCCCAGCTCGTCGGAGGATTACGTGCACCGTATTGGACGTACGGCCCGCAGTACCAACAAAGGCACTGCCTACACTTTCTTCACCCCTGGGAACTTGCGGCAGGCTCGAGACCTTGTCCGGGTGCTGGCAGAGGCCCGACAGGCCATCAACCCTAAACTGCTTCAGCTCGTGGATTCAGGGCGTGGTGGAGGGGGAGGCG GTGGCAGAATGCGTTACCGTGGCAGCAGCTCCAACAACCCTAACCTCATGTACCAGGAGGAGTGTGATCGGCGCATGCGCCCTGGTGGCGGAGGCGGCAGCAACAAAGACAGCCGCAGTGGCTTTGGCCGCGACAACCATAACAACCGCGATGGAGACCGctccacttcttcctcctcttcctcctacaGGGACAGAAGCCGGGACCGCAGGAATAGCTACAACTCAGGCTCAGATCAGTACCAGAATTATGGTGGCGGTGGGGGCTACAACACCCGCAGCGGAGGCCAGTCTGGTGGAGGCGGAGGTCAGGATCAGCCTAGCCAGCCACATGGTCAGTTTGGCcagcctcctgctcctcctcttcctcctcctcctgctccaccatCAGGGGGGCCCCAGCCTCTGATGGCTCAGCAGTTTGCTCCTCCCCCTCAGCCACCGCTCATGGGCTTCATGGGGCAACCGCCTTACCCTTTTGCTagtccaccacctcctcctccaggtcctCCACCTCCCAGGAAGTAG